A stretch of Scheffersomyces stipitis CBS 6054 chromosome 2, complete sequence DNA encodes these proteins:
- the HPT1 gene encoding hypoxanthine guanine phosphoribosyltransferase (hypoxanthine guanine phosphoribosyltransferase;Xanthine Phosphoribosyl Transferase (XPT)) — translation MDAADVEASKMYISYNNVHQLCQEISDKIKAFKPDLIIAIGGGGFIPARMLRSFLKEPGQPNVRIMAIILSLYEHVDAIGNQVEQIGTEVVRTQWIDYNQSKIDLVGKNVLIIDEVDDTRTTLHYAVSELKKDVAEQAKAKGADPNDTTFGIFVLHDKQKPKRADLPEDIMNGHYYAARSVPDVWIAYPWESTDIVYHTKRAMEQDNDVFLPSTTDV, via the coding sequence ATGGACGCCGCCGACGTGGAAGCCTCCAAAATGTACATTTCGTACAACAATGTGCACCAGCTCTGTCAAGAGATTCTGGACAAAATCAAGGCTTTCAAGCCAGACTTGATCATTGCCATTGGTGGAGGCGGTTTCATCCCCGCTAGAATGTTGCGttctttcttgaaggaacCCGGTCAACCTAATGTGAGAATCATGGCTATCATTTTATCACTCTATGAACACGTGGATGCCATTGGCAACCAGGTAGAACAGATTGGTACGGAAGTGGTCAGAACCCAGTGGATCGACTACAACCAGTCCAAGATCGACTTGGTAGGCAAGAACGTCTTGATCATCGACGAAGTAGACGACACCAGAACGACGTTGCACTATGCAGTTTCCGAATTAAAGAAGGACGTCGCCGAACAGGCAAAGGCTAAGGGTGCTGATCCTAACGACACTACCTTTGGTATCTTTGTCTTGCACGACAAGCAGAAGCCAAAGAGAGCCGATTTACCAGAAGATATCATGAACGGCCACTACTACGCTGCCAGACTGGTCCCAGACGTGTGGATCGCCTACCCATGGGAATCCACTGATATTGTGTACCACACCAAGAGAGCTATGGAACAAGACAATGATGTCTTCTTGCCCTCTACCACTGACGTCTGA